Proteins from one Pseudoliparis swirei isolate HS2019 ecotype Mariana Trench chromosome 22, NWPU_hadal_v1, whole genome shotgun sequence genomic window:
- the LOC130213184 gene encoding LOW QUALITY PROTEIN: uncharacterized protein LOC130213184 (The sequence of the model RefSeq protein was modified relative to this genomic sequence to represent the inferred CDS: substituted 1 base at 1 genomic stop codon), translating to MRAAAPGGFLVLPWTTGGSDPDLDPLEEAWGGALLRTGALLGLTVICVAVVRRWVAGGVCRCSSRLDGLTALITXANTGIGKETSRELARRGARVVMACRDLVRAEQAALEVRRSSGNQNVVSRHLDLGSLSSVTQFAKDFTDREERLDVLINNAGEPPVCLHPSASTRLSPPVCLHPSVSTRLSPPVCLHPSVSTRLSPPVCLHPSVSTRLPPPVCLHPSASTRLSPPVCLHPSVSTRLPHPSASPDPPNTQGPPNTQDPPNTQGPPTPRISRSPPRIPPTRIPPGSPTPRIPQHPGSPNTQDPPTPRIPRVPQHPGIPNTQDPPNTQDPTTPRIPQHPGSPNTQDPPNTQDPPTPRIPPTPRVPQHPGSPNTQDPPTPRVPQHPGSPNTQDPPNTQGPPTPRSGSGVSAFCLHPGVIRTQLGRHVEGWFPLLGALLRLPSLLLMKTPREGCQTTLYCALTPGLDSQSGRYFSDCAEKEAAPEGRDDVVARKLWEESARLVGLKDTC from the exons ATGAGAGCTGCAGCTCCCGGAGGGTTCCTAGTGCTCCCCTGGACCACCGGCGGCTCGGACCCAGACCTGGACCCGCTGGAGGAGGCCTGGGGGGGGGCGCTGCTCCGGACCGGAGCTCTGCTGGGACTCACTGTGATCT gcgttgCCGTGGTGAGGAGGTGGGTCGCAGGGGGCGTGTGCCGCTGCTCCTCTCGTCTCGATGGCCTCACGGCTCTGATCACTTGAGCGAACACCGGCATCGGGAAGGAGACGAGCCGGGAGCTGGCCCGCCGAG GGGCCCGGGTGGTGATGGCGTGCAGGGACTTGGTCCGGGCCGAGCAGGCCGCCCTGGAGGTCCGGCGCTCCTCGGGGAACCAGAACGTGGTCTCCAGGCATCTGGACCTCGGGTCGCTCTCCTCCGTCACGCAGTTCGCCAAAGACTTCACGGACAGAGAGGAGCGGCTGGACGTCCTCATCAACAACGCAGGTGagccacccgtctgtctccacccgtctgcctccacccgtctgtctccacccgtctgcctccacccgtctgtctccacccgtctgtctccacccgtctgcctccacccgtctgtctccacccgtctgtctccacctgtctgcctccacccgtctgtctccacccgtctgcctccacccgtctgtctccacccgtctgcctccacccgtctgtctccacccgtctgcctccacccgtctgtctccacccgtctgcctCACCCGTCTgcctcaccc GATCCCCCCAACACCCAGGGTCCCCCCAACACCCAGGATCCCCCCAACACCCAGGGTCCCCCAACACCCAGGATCTCAAGATCCCCACCCAGGATCCCCCCAaccaggatccccccagggtccCCAACACCCAGGATCCCCCAACACCCAGGATCCCCCAACACCCAGGATCCCCCAACACCCAGGATCCCCAGGGTCCCCCAACACCCAGGGATCCCCAACACCCAGGATCCCCCCAACACCCAGGATCCCACAACACCCAGGATCCCCCAACACCCAGGATCCCCCAACACCCAGGATCCCCCCAACACCCAGGATCCCCCAACACCCAGGATCCCCCCAACACCCAGGGTCCCCCAACACCCAGGATCCCCCAACACCCAGGATCCCCCAACACCCAGGGTCCCCCAACACCCAGGATCCCCCAACACCCAGGATCCCCCCAACACCCAGGGTCCCCCAACACCCAGG TCAGGCTCCGGCGTGTCGGCCTTCTGTCTCCACCCGGGGGTGATCCGGACCCAACTGGGTCGCCACGTCGAGGGCTGGTTCCCCCTGCTGggggccctgctgagactccccTCCCTGCTGCTCATGAAGACCCCCAGGGAGGGCTGCCAGACCACCTTGTACTGCGCCCTGACGCCGGGGCTGGACAGCCAATCAGGGCGctacttcag TGACTGTGCGGAGAAGGAGGCGGCTCCAGAGGGGCGGGACGACGTGGTGGCCAGGAAGCTGTGGGAGGAGAGCGCCCGATTGGTCGGATTGAAGGACAcctgctga
- the plekho1b gene encoding pleckstrin homology domain-containing family O member 1b → MKENHSGKRGASDSAPQHVPPDKVGWIRKFCGKGIFREIWRNRFVVLRGDQLLVCEKEVRGAELGRADEVLDLTDFDRVEEIRKNKSRSKKNLSKFKLQRCSSPGSTVSNLVFLAVSPEEKESWISVLNVSITRAKNKILDEVTVEDSQLSHLTRDRVKIPQSRRLPTRAHLLAVAFSSSDGMLTVDLIQEEAPPPRGADGRDRFRVDSDKTTSHLGPDCPRSKTDGALSAGTAEASGKSQSLPREAAAVREPTGRTRSGGRHASMDETLKHPGGATASVSRLQEMIRHKLEETERLLGEAQGEASGEARERGRVKGKEATEAERLLREAAATWNQAQKVLEEVKELRALCRQLDAPPPLSPAPPQPVQQQHQTKPGPEEPHVSGLRLGPRSRPELVGLQATLLGSGPPPEELLDHELNQRLHGNLRG, encoded by the exons ATGAAGGAGAACCACTCCGGTAAACGG GGGGCGTCGGACTCGGCGCCGCAGCACGTTCCGCCCGATAAGGTCGGCTGGATCCGGAAGTTCTGCGGGAAAGGGATCTTCAGAGAGATCTGGAGGAACCGATTCGTGGTCCTGAGGGGAGACCAGCTGTTGGTCTGCGAGAAAGAG gtgaggggggcggagcttgggCGGGCCGATGAGGTTCTGGACCTGACGGACTTCGACCGCGTTGAGGAGATCCGCAAGAACAAGAGCCGGAGCAAGAAGAACCTCAGCAAGTTCAAACTGCAGCGCTGCAGCTCGCCGGGGAGCACG GTCTCTAACCTGGTGTTCCTCGCCGTCAGCCCGGAGGAGAAGGAGTCGTGGATCAGCGTCCTGAACGTCTCCATCACACGAGCCAAAAACAAGATCCTGGACGAG gtgACAGTAGAAGACTCTCAGCTGTCTCATCTGACCCGGGACCGAGTGAAGATCCCTCAGAGCCGCCGGCTGCCGACCAGAGCTCACCTGCTGGCCGTG gcCTTCTCTTCCTCAGACGGGATGCTGACTGTGGACCTGATCCAggaggaggctccgcctccccggGGAGCAGACGGCCGCGACAGGTTCAGGGTCGACTCGGACAAAACAACGTCCCACCTCGGCCCCGATTGTCCCAGGTCCAAAACCGACGGCGCTCTCTCCGCCGGGACCGCCGAGGCTTCTGGGAAGTCCCAGAGCCTCCCCcgggaggcggcggcggtgcGGGAGCCGACGGGCCGGACCCGGTCAGGGGGGCGCCACGCCTCCATGGACGAGACCCTAAAGCACCCGGGCGGCGCCACGGCGTCCGTCAGCCGGCTGCAGGAGATGATCCGCCACaagctggaggagacggagcGGCTGCTGGGGGAGGCGCAGGGGGAGGCGTCGGGGGAGGCCAGGGAGCGGGGCAGGGTGAAGGGGAAGGAGGCGACTGAAGCCGAGCGGCTCCTGAGGGAGGCGGCGGCGACCTGGAACCAGGCCCAGAAGGtgctggaggaggtgaaggagctgAGGGCTTTGTGCCGGCAGCTGGACGCTCCGCCCCCCctcagccccgccccccctcagcCGGTCCAACAACAGCACCAAACTAAACCAGGACCGGAAGAGCCTCATGTGAGTGGACTCCGTCTGGGACCGAGGTCCAGACCAGAACTCGTTGGACTTCAGGCGACGCTGCTGGGATCCGGACCACCACCTGAAGAACTCCTGGACCACGAGCTCAACCAACGTCTCCACGGAAACCTCAGAGgttaa